The region AAGGTGATGTTGCAACTGTCGGAATTACCGATTTCGCCGTTCAGCTCTTGAGCGACCTGGTTTACATCGATCTGCCCAAGCCCGGCAAAGCTCTCAAAGTCGGTGAGTCCTGTGGCGAGGTTGAGAGCGTCAAAGCCGTCAGCGATGTCTATGCCCCACTCGCCGGTGTCGTCACAGAAACCAACCCCAGTCTCGGCGATAATACCGAGC is a window of Planctopirus limnophila DSM 3776 DNA encoding:
- the gcvH gene encoding glycine cleavage system protein GcvH; the encoded protein is MDLAALKYAKTHEWVAIEGDVATVGITDFAVQLLSDLVYIDLPKPGKALKVGESCGEVESVKAVSDVYAPLAGVVTETNPSLGDNTEPLSSDPFGNGWLIKMKVSDLSGLEQLLDRASYEKHCESEAH